GCCCGGCGGGCGGCGTAGAAGACTCGTCCGGTCTGCGGCGTCACCGCGGCAAACTCGGGGCTGGCCCACCGCCCGAGGATTTCAAACCCCGCGGCGACGAGTTCGGCATCGATCATCGGCACCGGATACCCGCGCTCGCGGTGGATTTCGCGCACCCGTTCGTAGAGGTCGCGCTCGCGGCGCAGGAACGCGTTGACCCTGAGCGTCGCGATCCCGGTGTCGAAGTCGAACTCGCTTTGGTTTACTTCGAGCGCCTCCTCATTGTCCTGGATCAGCCATACCCGGTTGCCCCACCGCGTCGCCAGCCCCTGAATGGTGTTCATGTCGAAGAGAAAGAACCCACCCGGGCGCAGCGCGCCGGCGACCGCGGCGAGGGTTCGCCTGAAATCCTCGTCGCTGGTCAGGTAGTTGAGGCTGTCATAGAGGCAAGTGGCGGCGTCGACGGGGGTGGGGAGTGCGAGCTCGCGCATGTCCTGCTGGAGAAAGGTCGCCGCGATGCCCTTTTCTTCCGCACCCCGACGGGCTATCATCACCATCTCCGGCGACTGATCCACCCCCGTGACGCTGAGCCCGCGCTGCGCCATCGTCATGGCAAACTCCCCGGGGCCGCAGGCGACATCGACCAGAGAAGCCGGGGTCGCGCGTTGCCGGTCGAACACACCGGTCACCCACGGCACCAGCTGGAGGCTCCAGCGACCCTGCCCCGCCTTGACGTATGCTTCGGCGTACCGGCGGTAGATGCTCATTGGTGGAGATGTTCTCTTGCCGCGGAGAGGCTTCCTGTACGGTTTCCGGGAGGAGCGTCCCGCCCACCAGCCTCTTTCGGGGAATCGGGTCGGGCGCACCGAAGATCGCACGCCCCCGTGGGGACGGGTGCCTGCAGTGTGGCTGGGACCCAAGGCCACACGGCGAGGAGAGGAAGACCTCAGACTCGGGACTTGGAGCTTCGCGGTGCGTCCGGACCCCCGGTCACGGCGCAGGACCGCGATCAGCCCTGGCCGATCAGCGATGGCTTCGGCGTCACGAACATTGCCCCCGCGCTCACTGCGTAGAGCGCGGACACGGCGGCGAACGCGAGCTGGTAGGTGCCGGAGCGATCGTAGATCCAACCCGCGATCACAGGTCCGAGGGCGGCGCCGGCAAGGGCGGGGATCCCCTGGACGGCGCTGATTGCGCCGAAGGCGCGGCGCCCGAAGTGTTCGGCGCGCACCGAGGCGGTGAGTGAAGCGGCGGCGCCGAAGGCAGCGCCATAGACGATGATATAGGCGATCAGCCAGCCGATGGAGCTGGCGACCGTCAGCAGGACCACCCCAAGCCCGAGCACGGCCTGGCAGATGCCAAGAAGTAGCTGCGAGGGGAA
The window above is part of the bacterium genome. Proteins encoded here:
- a CDS encoding class I SAM-dependent methyltransferase, producing MSIYRRYAEAYVKAGQGRWSLQLVPWVTGVFDRQRATPASLVDVACGPGEFAMTMAQRGLSVTGVDQSPEMVMIARRGAEEKGIAATFLQQDMRELALPTPVDAATCLYDSLNYLTSDEDFRRTLAAVAGALRPGGFFLFDMNTIQGLATRWGNRVWLIQDNEEALEVNQSEFDFDTGIATLRVNAFLRRERDLYERVREIHRERGYPVPMIDAELVAAGFEILGRWASPEFAAVTPQTGRVFYAARRATARG